In Heyndrickxia vini, the sequence CTTTTTTAAATATCTTTAACGTGATACTTTTATCATAGTGATGATATGAACATCCATCTGTGACTTTTATCACACTTAGGCGTACATTTTGTGATGAATATGTGAAAATGTGAACAAAAGTTTTATTGAAATAGCTTTTCAAGAACGATTAATGGTGATATAATCGAACCACAATAAAAAAAGCATTCACTCATATAATCGCGGGAATATGGCCTGCAAGTTTCTACCGAGCTACCTTAAATAGCTTGACTATGTGTGAGCAATGTAAATCAATAATTTACTATATTGATTATTTACTATTTCTATTGACATCTAGTTCAATGGACATTGCCACACTCATATAAGATGAGTGCAATGACCATTGGACTTTTTTATTTGTCCCTTTGGTCATAACTATTTGGAGGGAAGAAGAATGGATTTATTAAAACAAAAAATTAACAATGATGGGGTTGTTCTCTCAAATTCTGTACTAAAAGTGGATTCATTTTTAAATCATCAGATTGATCCCGTACTAATGAAAGCAATTGGAGAAGAATTTGCCGAAAGATTTCGGTTAGATAAAGTAACTAAAATTTTGACGATTGAATCGTCAGGGATTTCACCCGCATTGATGGCTGCTTTAACTCTTGGTATTAACGTTGTATTCGCTAGAAAACGAAAATCGCTAACTCTTGTTAAAGATTTGTATTCTGCAAAAGTACATTCGTTTACAAAAAATGAGACAAGCGAAATATCAGTATCAAAAAACTTTATTAATGAAAATGATCGTATTTTGATCATAGACGATTTCCTTGCTAATGGTCAGGCTGCTTTAGGTTTATTAAATATCGTTGAACAAGCTAAAGCGGAAGTAGTTGGAATAGGAATCGTTATCGAGAAATCTTTCCAAGATGGTGGTGAGCTTCTACGCAATAAAGGAATTAGAGTAGAATCCCTTGCACAAATAGCCGCATTAGAAGATGGGGAAGTGAAATTTAAAGAGGAGGTCTTGGCCTAATGCAAAATAAATTTAAAATGGCTACAATTGGAATTCAACACGTACTCGCTATGTATGCGGGTGCGGTTATTATTCCTTTAATTGTTGGCGGTAAGTTAGGAATGACCAGTAAAGAATTAACCTTTTTAGTTTCAATTGATATATTTATGTGTGGAATTGCAACGATCCTCCAAGTATGGAAAAATCGATTTTTCGGAATTGGTTTGCCAGTAGTTTTGGGATGTACTTTTACCGCAGTAGGTCCGATGATAGCGATAGGTTTACAAGATGGAATAACTGCAATATATGGGGCTGTCATCGCATCAGGACTTCTTATCATTATTATTAGTAAGTTTTTTGGGAAGTTAGTTCGCTTTTTTCCGCCAATTGTTACAGGTTCCGTTGTGACAACCATCGGTATTACACTTATCCCTGTTGCAATGAATAATATGGCAGGTGGGGAGGGGAACCCGCAATTTGGTTCTTTAAGCAATGTTGGTTTGGCTTTTGGAACATTAATAATAATTATCCTTTTACAACGATTTTTTAAAGGATTTATTCGGTCTATTTCGATTTTATTAGGACTAGTTATCGGAACAATAGCTGCAGCATTCATGGGGAAAGTAGATTTTACCCCAGTAAGTGATGCTTCTATGTTCCATATGATTACACCGCTTTATTTTGGCATTCCTACGTTTGAATGGTCTGCAATTTTAACGATGTTTCTTGTCGCGATGGTAAGCTTAGTTGAATCTACTGGCGTATACTATGCTTTAAGTGATATTACGAATCAAAAAATTTCCGAGGATGATCTAGCTAGAGGATATCGTTCTGAAGGATTGGCAAGCGTGATTGGCGGAATATTTAATTCATTTCCATATACTACCTTTTCGCAAAATGTGGGACTTGTACAATTATCAGGGATTAAATCGAAAAATGTTATTTACCTTGTTGGTATCTTTTTAATGATTTTAGGCTTAATTCCGAAACTTGGAGCATTAACAACAATTATTCCATCATCCGTCTTAGGTGGAGCAATGGTTGCAATGTTCGGATCTGTTATCGCTTCTGGAATAAAAATGTTAAGTCGAGTAGATTTATCATCCCATGAGAATTTATTAATTATTGCGTGTTCTGTTGGAATGGGAATGGGAGTAACTGTTGTACCTGGCCTTTTTGCTAATCTTCCTGAAAATATTCAAATTCTAACAAGCAATGGAATTGTAACTGGGAGCTTAACAGCCATTGTATTAAATATTTTATTTAATATCGTACCATCTAAGCAAAGGAAGCAGATAGAAGTTATCAGTCAAAAGGCATCATAAGTCTAGACACCTTTTTCCATTATCTTTAATATTATATAGCTATAAATTGTTATAAAGTGAGAGTGCTATGAATGATGGAAAGGTATTACTGTGACCATTGTCGGATCATCAGCGATAAAATTGAAAGATGCAGTAAGTGTGGAAAAGATATTACACAAAAAATCAAAATTCAAGTACAATACCAAACAAATTCAAGGTCAAACCAAAAAGGGTTCTGACCTTTTTTGGTTGGAAAGTTAGGTGAAGAGGCTTACAAAAGTAAGAAGTGAGCAGTTACAAAAACTGCTCTTATTTCTCAAGCATGAGCAAAAGATTTAGCTCACCTATTTGTTCTAATTGAACGGGAAGACATAAGGCTTTATCAAAACCGGAGAAACTTGAGTGTCCGATAATGACGGTTGGAGGGGTTATATCAATTACAAATCCTTTTTGAGAAATATTTGTTGACATATTTCCCGCAATCATGTTACCAAGTTCTCCTGAGAACGACTCAATCATTTCTGCTTGAATCGGCATACCGAACATCTTTTCACCGATTTTTGAAAATAAGTCATATTCACCATCAATAAGGATTCTTCCTTTAATGTCACCGGTAATGCCAACAAGTACCCCAATGGAATGTCCAGTGAAAGAAGCATTGTATAGCTTTGGAGAATCAATAAGGAGTGAAATTGGTAATACAGATTTTAAGGAATCAATTGTTGAATTTAATACTTCTGTTACTATTTTGCTCGCACTCACTGTCGTTTCCTCCCGAAAAATGTCTAACTTTATATTATCATATTTATTTAAATAGAATAAATATTTTTATAAAAAGTTAATATAGGGTGGAAAATATTGAGTGTATTTTCAATTTC encodes:
- a CDS encoding chemotaxis protein CheX, with amino-acid sequence MSASKIVTEVLNSTIDSLKSVLPISLLIDSPKLYNASFTGHSIGVLVGITGDIKGRILIDGEYDLFSKIGEKMFGMPIQAEMIESFSGELGNMIAGNMSTNISQKGFVIDITPPTVIIGHSSFSGFDKALCLPVQLEQIGELNLLLMLEK
- a CDS encoding xanthine phosphoribosyltransferase, with the translated sequence MDLLKQKINNDGVVLSNSVLKVDSFLNHQIDPVLMKAIGEEFAERFRLDKVTKILTIESSGISPALMAALTLGINVVFARKRKSLTLVKDLYSAKVHSFTKNETSEISVSKNFINENDRILIIDDFLANGQAALGLLNIVEQAKAEVVGIGIVIEKSFQDGGELLRNKGIRVESLAQIAALEDGEVKFKEEVLA
- a CDS encoding nucleobase:cation symporter-2 family protein, whose protein sequence is MQNKFKMATIGIQHVLAMYAGAVIIPLIVGGKLGMTSKELTFLVSIDIFMCGIATILQVWKNRFFGIGLPVVLGCTFTAVGPMIAIGLQDGITAIYGAVIASGLLIIIISKFFGKLVRFFPPIVTGSVVTTIGITLIPVAMNNMAGGEGNPQFGSLSNVGLAFGTLIIIILLQRFFKGFIRSISILLGLVIGTIAAAFMGKVDFTPVSDASMFHMITPLYFGIPTFEWSAILTMFLVAMVSLVESTGVYYALSDITNQKISEDDLARGYRSEGLASVIGGIFNSFPYTTFSQNVGLVQLSGIKSKNVIYLVGIFLMILGLIPKLGALTTIIPSSVLGGAMVAMFGSVIASGIKMLSRVDLSSHENLLIIACSVGMGMGVTVVPGLFANLPENIQILTSNGIVTGSLTAIVLNILFNIVPSKQRKQIEVISQKAS